In Pirellulales bacterium, the following proteins share a genomic window:
- a CDS encoding ATP-binding protein: protein MLQRIAEKMLARFGPHFILVMMWVTRACASIGGLLLLYYVNLSLALPDTVRYHFEVVSLVLVAFAVTVTVVLALWETRHLREVIRRIRAAVPVERPLALEAGREAVIFAGRHHSFESWVVPLTTLVPLLIFLRVVDNASLTVLMNVSLAAFMATVMVLMSTYFLFGSFMRPVIAYLLNNGIEVDFDAIPVSKLRGRMNISFALIILTTALMIGTLANQRATDLVNHPETQAEAVANLQRHTSYITVAAVAIGLIFSTVLAQSVAVRVRALVDSMKRVQTGDLSARLTPTGNDEIDIVTRQFNEMVSQLDRNDHTIRDLNANLEKKVKQRTRQLSKKKRELQVSFRQLQEHDRLKTQFFSNVSHELRTPLTMILAPIEELLNKRQQQLPGDAGYMLDVALVNGRRLLGLINRLLEFSKLEAGHAQVNLSAVQLNDMVNELAASARPLAGQRQIELKVVLDDKLPDIGADTDKLDSVITNLLSNALKFTPAGGTVEVRTGRDDSRVYVYVKDSGIGIAPDDHGRVFDRFVQLDGSTARKYSGTGLGLSLVKEIIELHGGKIQIDSDVGRGATFWFWLPITEPPTEVARQVSAMARSCRFADLVTCEANDAAPVEQVAAPDGAPTVLVADDTPEMRGLLLSVLRDEYHVVTAEDGEQGTQLARQILPDIILSDVMMPVTDGYEFCRRMKDNSVTARIPFILLTAKADRSMKIEGLDIGADDYLVKPFDAEELRARVRSLLRLRALDRKLDERNTELEHTLTALQNTQTQMMQMAHLAGMTEITTGVLHNVGNVLNNVNISTTVLGERLRQLRVDGLGKVVKLLDEHADDLETFLARDRRGAQLKDYLGGLAKALAADQQDLLSELGFLTDKVEHIRSIIVAEQNYAKRVSFKELCDLSSLIEDVLLMRSHSLQKNRITVERDFQPLPQMVLERSKLLQVIENLIKNATESIVSADGPRRLIAIRIGRANDRVRLTVTDTGRGIDPEHVNRIFNFGFTTKKSGNGFGLHSAANAMAEMGGKISAHSDGLGQGATFMLEIPLITELADDDDTSGVVEESEASLATV, encoded by the coding sequence ATGCTGCAACGCATCGCTGAAAAAATGCTGGCGCGGTTCGGCCCCCACTTCATCCTGGTGATGATGTGGGTCACGCGGGCCTGCGCGTCGATCGGCGGTTTGCTGCTGCTGTATTACGTCAATCTGTCGCTGGCGCTGCCCGACACCGTCCGTTACCACTTCGAGGTCGTCTCGCTGGTGCTGGTGGCGTTCGCCGTCACGGTCACCGTGGTTTTAGCGCTATGGGAAACGCGCCATTTGCGCGAAGTGATCCGCCGCATCCGGGCGGCCGTGCCCGTCGAGCGGCCGTTGGCGTTGGAGGCGGGGCGCGAGGCCGTGATCTTCGCGGGCCGGCACCATTCGTTCGAGTCGTGGGTCGTGCCTTTAACCACGCTCGTTCCACTCTTGATTTTCCTGCGCGTGGTCGACAACGCGTCGCTGACGGTGTTGATGAATGTGAGCCTGGCGGCCTTCATGGCGACCGTCATGGTGCTGATGTCGACGTACTTCCTGTTCGGCTCGTTCATGCGGCCGGTGATCGCCTATCTGCTCAACAATGGCATCGAGGTCGATTTCGATGCGATCCCGGTGAGCAAGCTGCGCGGACGCATGAACATTTCGTTCGCGCTAATCATCTTGACCACGGCCTTGATGATCGGCACGTTGGCCAATCAGCGCGCCACCGACCTGGTGAACCACCCGGAAACGCAAGCCGAGGCGGTGGCCAATTTGCAGCGGCACACCAGCTACATCACCGTGGCGGCCGTCGCCATCGGCCTGATTTTTTCGACCGTGCTGGCGCAATCGGTCGCCGTCCGCGTCCGCGCCCTGGTCGACTCGATGAAGCGCGTGCAAACGGGCGACCTCTCGGCGCGCCTGACTCCGACGGGCAACGACGAAATCGACATCGTCACCCGCCAGTTCAACGAAATGGTGAGCCAGCTCGACCGCAACGACCACACCATCCGCGATCTGAACGCCAATCTGGAAAAGAAGGTCAAGCAGCGCACCCGTCAGCTCTCCAAGAAAAAGCGCGAGCTGCAGGTTTCCTTTCGCCAGCTTCAAGAGCACGACCGGCTGAAGACGCAGTTCTTCTCCAACGTCAGCCACGAGCTGCGCACGCCCTTGACGATGATCCTGGCGCCCATCGAAGAGTTGCTGAACAAGCGCCAGCAGCAATTGCCCGGCGATGCCGGATATATGCTCGATGTGGCGCTCGTGAACGGCCGGCGGTTGCTGGGCCTGATCAACCGCCTGCTGGAGTTCTCGAAGCTCGAGGCCGGGCACGCTCAGGTCAACTTGTCGGCGGTGCAGCTTAACGACATGGTCAACGAGTTGGCCGCGTCGGCCCGCCCCTTGGCCGGTCAGCGACAGATCGAACTCAAGGTTGTCCTGGACGACAAGCTGCCCGACATCGGAGCCGACACCGACAAGTTGGATTCGGTGATTACCAATCTCCTGTCGAACGCGTTGAAGTTTACGCCGGCGGGCGGCACCGTCGAGGTCCGCACGGGCCGCGACGACTCGCGGGTTTACGTCTACGTCAAGGATTCGGGCATCGGCATTGCGCCCGACGACCATGGCCGCGTGTTCGACCGGTTTGTACAGCTCGACGGTTCGACCGCCCGCAAGTATTCCGGCACCGGTCTCGGTCTGTCGCTGGTGAAAGAAATCATTGAGTTGCACGGCGGAAAGATTCAAATCGACAGCGACGTGGGCCGAGGAGCGACGTTCTGGTTTTGGCTGCCGATCACCGAGCCTCCCACGGAGGTCGCGCGTCAGGTTTCGGCCATGGCGCGGTCGTGCCGCTTTGCCGACCTGGTGACCTGCGAAGCCAATGACGCGGCCCCCGTGGAGCAGGTGGCGGCCCCCGACGGTGCGCCGACGGTCCTCGTGGCCGACGATACGCCCGAAATGCGCGGATTGTTGCTCTCGGTGCTCCGCGATGAATACCACGTCGTGACGGCCGAAGACGGCGAGCAGGGAACGCAGCTCGCGCGGCAGATCCTGCCCGACATCATCCTTTCCGACGTGATGATGCCGGTCACCGACGGCTACGAATTCTGCCGCCGAATGAAAGACAATTCGGTCACGGCCCGAATTCCCTTCATTTTGCTCACGGCCAAGGCGGACCGCTCGATGAAGATCGAAGGACTCGACATCGGCGCCGACGACTATCTCGTCAAGCCGTTTGACGCGGAGGAATTGCGGGCCCGCGTCCGTTCGCTGCTGCGGCTGCGGGCCCTGGACCGCAAGCTCGACGAACGCAACACCGAACTGGAGCACACGCTGACGGCGCTGCAAAACACACAGACGCAGATGATGCAGATGGCGCATCTGGCCGGCATGACCGAGATCACCACCGGCGTGCTGCACAACGTCGGCAACGTGCTCAACAACGTCAACATCTCGACCACCGTGCTCGGCGAGCGGCTGCGGCAGCTTCGCGTCGACGGGCTGGGCAAGGTCGTCAAGCTCCTCGACGAGCACGCCGACGATCTGGAAACCTTCTTGGCCCGCGACCGCCGCGGAGCGCAGCTCAAGGACTACCTGGGCGGTCTGGCCAAGGCTTTGGCGGCCGACCAACAAGATTTGCTCTCGGAGCTCGGCTTCTTGACCGACAAGGTCGAGCACATCCGCAGCATCATCGTCGCCGAGCAAAACTACGCGAAGCGGGTGTCGTTCAAGGAACTTTGCGACCTCTCATCGCTCATCGAAGACGTACTGTTGATGCGCAGCCATTCGCTGCAGAAGAACCGCATCACCGTCGAACGCGACTTTCAGCCACTGCCGCAAATGGTGCTCGAACGGTCCAAGCTGCTGCAGGTCATCGAGAACCTGATCAAGAACGCCACCGAGTCGATCGTCAGCGCCGACGGCCCCCGGCGACTGATCGCCATTCGGATCGGCCGGGCCAATGACCGCGTGCGCTTGACGGTGACCGACACGGGACGGGGCATCGATCCGGAGCACGTCAACCGCATCTTCAATTTCGGTTTTACCACGAAGAAATCGGGCAACGGTTTCGGACTGCACTCGGCGGCCAACGCCATGGCGGAAATGGGGGGCAAAATCAGCGCACACAGCGATGGCTTGGGGCAGGGCGCCACGTTCATGCTCGAAATTCCGCTCATCACCGAGCTGGCCGACGACGACGACACATCAGGCGTGGTTGAAGAATCTGAGGCGTCCCTGGCAACTGTTTAA